Part of the Dehalococcoidia bacterium genome is shown below.
CTCATCATCGATAATCATCGGCTCGGTCTTCGGATACGGATACGCCCGGGTTCTGAACCGGACCAAAGGCGAAGAGGAGATGACAGGGCTGTTTTTCGGGTTTTCGGCGGTATTCATCATGAGCTTCTTCTGGGCGGTAGCACCGTTTGGAAATCCGCAGATGCTGTGGCCCATCGGCGGCGAAGGCCTGCGGCCTTCCATCGGACTGGAAGGGCATTTCTCACACATCCTCAACGATTTTGCCGCGTTCGAGATCGGCGGTGTGCAAGTCCCCTCTGGCGGCCTTCTCTTCTTCGGCGCGCTCTGCGGCCTGATGTTTGCTTTTTCCCGCACCAAGGCCGGATCGGCGATGTCGGTTGTCGGTGAGAATGAGACGTTTGCCCGGTTTTCAGGGATCAATATCGACCGGTATCGAACTCTGGCGATAGTGCTTTCCACCGTTCTGGCGGCGGTTGGCATCTGCGTTTATACCCAGAGCTTTGGATTTCTGCAACTCTACGACGCGCCTCTGATGATGGCTTTCCCGGCAGCTTCAGCCATTCTGCTGGGAGGAAGCACCGGAAGGAACGCTTCAATCGTCTATGTCCTTGTGGGAACCTTCCTGTTTCAGACTGTGTATGTCTTCAGCGGGCCGCTGGCCAATGCCTTGCTGGTTCCGGAGATGACGGAGATCGTTCGGGTAACCATCACATCAGGCGTCATTCTTTACGCCCTTCTCTACCAGGGAGGAAGTCAGAAGTGAAGAGGATCAATCCCGTCCCCGTGGTTTTCCTCCTTCTGTTTCTGGTAGGGCTGTACTACTCGGAGATGACGCCAACGTTTGTCCTCAATGAAGTGATCACCCGCTTCAGCCGCGATGGAATCCTGGTTCTGGCCCTTGTGCTGCCTGTGGCGGCGGGTATGGGAATCAACTTCGCCATTGTTGTCGGAGCGATGTGTGCACAGGTCGGCCTGCTTACGATTATCATTCTCCAAGTGAACGGCGAAAGCGGCTGGCTGCTCGGCACCGTGATCGCCATTGTTCTGTCGGTGATAGTTGGG
Proteins encoded:
- a CDS encoding ABC transporter permease, encoding MIRHNIPQLVLTAFLLLMVGVTVVSTDIPLPGLVGNSLVRFFMNGVLVLSLVPMLNAGVGINYGLPVGILAGLLGMCIAVDLSLSPAAGFATSLSSSIIIGSVFGYGYARVLNRTKGEEEMTGLFFGFSAVFIMSFFWAVAPFGNPQMLWPIGGEGLRPSIGLEGHFSHILNDFAAFEIGGVQVPSGGLLFFGALCGLMFAFSRTKAGSAMSVVGENETFARFSGINIDRYRTLAIVLSTVLAAVGICVYTQSFGFLQLYDAPLMMAFPAASAILLGGSTGRNASIVYVLVGTFLFQTVYVFSGPLANALLVPEMTEIVRVTITSGVILYALLYQGGSQK